From the genome of Edaphobacter dinghuensis, one region includes:
- a CDS encoding sensor domain-containing diguanylate cyclase — MIPLLLLSAIGAFVFTVGGGLIVYSNTRHLIEIRNWLDHSQTVLSTLQLESQRLDRISSSMQLFQATGDINYLRASESSLAAAQSGVSTLQNLLQDNASQRRHVDELETSIDDLARAVETARQSRAVPDRQLQASHNVLDVIQQEERGLLTQRSNESQDSSVRSLLAGAGYLGLLLLVLVVLFGFLIRDALRRRSFEKQLSVANDNLEATIEALERRGAEAALLKTTRDELHLCVTSAEAQACTCRHLQALVPGSSGATLIINNSRSMLEIAATWNSPASLADGFAPDACCGLRAGHLRWRSPGHSAINCSHFTGEPPENYVCIPLTAQGETLGFVYLTFPTQEIADLARGRILQVNEMVELAAMTIASLNLRAKLENQSIRDGLTRLFNRHFMAIALEREVHRALRSTTPLAILMIDVDHFKAFNDTFGHEAGDTVLREVAECFRQSVRSEDVVCRYGGEEFIIILPETNEETAIERAELIREAVGKLRVRSKGETLRQISVSIGVAMYPAPAHDATDLVRLADRALYDAKHAGRDRVHVARESVSA; from the coding sequence GTGATCCCTCTTCTGCTCCTGTCTGCCATTGGAGCGTTTGTTTTTACTGTCGGTGGCGGTCTAATCGTCTACTCGAATACACGGCATCTGATCGAGATTCGGAATTGGCTGGATCACTCTCAGACCGTTCTCAGCACCCTCCAGTTAGAGTCGCAACGGCTTGACCGGATCAGCTCGAGCATGCAGCTCTTCCAGGCGACCGGAGACATAAATTATCTGCGCGCTTCAGAGTCCTCCCTGGCTGCTGCCCAGAGCGGTGTCTCTACGTTGCAAAATCTCTTGCAGGACAACGCCTCGCAGCGGCGTCACGTCGATGAGCTGGAGACCTCGATTGACGATTTGGCCCGTGCGGTAGAGACTGCCCGGCAATCGAGAGCCGTTCCGGATCGGCAGCTCCAGGCCTCCCACAACGTTCTCGATGTGATTCAGCAAGAGGAGCGCGGTCTGTTAACGCAGCGCTCTAACGAGTCGCAGGACAGCAGCGTTCGAAGCCTGCTCGCTGGCGCTGGCTACCTTGGGCTTTTACTGTTGGTGCTGGTTGTCCTCTTCGGGTTTCTCATTCGCGACGCGCTGCGCCGCCGGTCATTCGAGAAGCAATTATCGGTTGCGAACGACAATCTTGAAGCCACGATTGAAGCGCTCGAACGTCGTGGAGCGGAGGCCGCTCTTCTGAAGACGACGCGCGACGAACTGCATCTGTGCGTTACGTCAGCCGAGGCCCAGGCTTGTACCTGCCGTCATCTCCAGGCGCTTGTTCCCGGGAGCAGCGGCGCAACCCTGATCATTAACAATTCGCGCAGCATGCTGGAGATCGCAGCCACATGGAATAGCCCTGCCTCGCTGGCTGATGGCTTCGCTCCCGATGCCTGCTGCGGGTTGCGGGCTGGGCATCTGCGGTGGCGTTCTCCCGGCCACTCCGCTATCAACTGCAGCCACTTCACCGGCGAGCCGCCGGAAAACTATGTCTGCATCCCCCTGACTGCGCAGGGGGAGACCCTCGGCTTTGTTTATCTCACCTTTCCCACGCAAGAGATTGCAGACCTCGCGCGCGGTCGCATCCTCCAGGTCAACGAGATGGTTGAGCTGGCAGCGATGACTATCGCCAGCCTCAACCTGCGCGCAAAGCTTGAAAATCAATCCATTCGCGATGGCCTCACGCGGCTCTTCAATCGCCACTTTATGGCAATCGCTCTCGAGCGCGAGGTGCATCGCGCTCTTCGCAGCACAACTCCTCTGGCCATTCTCATGATCGATGTGGATCACTTCAAGGCTTTCAACGACACCTTTGGCCACGAGGCAGGCGATACTGTTCTTCGGGAAGTCGCCGAATGCTTCCGCCAGTCGGTACGCAGCGAAGATGTGGTCTGCCGTTATGGTGGCGAAGAGTTCATTATTATCCTTCCAGAGACGAACGAAGAGACCGCCATTGAGCGTGCGGAGCTGATCCGTGAAGCCGTCGGTAAGCTGCGTGTACGGTCCAAGGGAGAGACTCTGCGCCAGATCTCGGTGTCTATCGGCGTCGCAATGTATCCCGCTCCCGCTCACGATGCCACGGACCTGGTCCGTCTGGCTGATCGTGCGCTATACGATGCCAAGCACGCTGGCCGCGACCGGGTCCATGTTGCCCGCGAATCCGTGAGCGCCTGA
- a CDS encoding threonine ammonia-lyase gives MSNLVTLDEIRAAKQRLAGVAVRTPLYRLERARLRMAKLPEPDFDIYIKAESEQPIGSFKLRGAYNMVAQLSPEALQRGVITYSSGNHAQGVAYAARALGAKAVIVMPDNTPEIKMAATKALGAEIVIVGLASSERQAKAEELAAQFGYAVIPPYDHPAIIAGQGTCAMEILEQLPSVDLIIAPVSGGGLLSGTGAAVKLTMPSVQVWGAEPELAADAKESFEARRLIRWPAEKTTRTIGDGLRTQSLGALNFEHILAYVDGIVTITEDEILSAMRTMLLATKLVPEPSGAVAFAAALYHARKLPRVRKVALVLSGGNLEPGLRKTLN, from the coding sequence ATGAGCAATCTGGTGACGCTCGATGAGATTCGCGCAGCGAAGCAGAGGCTCGCCGGCGTGGCCGTGCGAACCCCACTCTACCGGTTGGAGCGTGCCCGCCTGCGGATGGCAAAGCTGCCTGAGCCGGACTTCGATATCTATATCAAGGCAGAGAGCGAGCAGCCCATCGGCAGCTTCAAGCTGCGCGGAGCGTACAACATGGTGGCGCAGTTGTCGCCAGAGGCATTGCAGCGCGGCGTCATCACCTACTCCAGCGGCAACCATGCCCAGGGCGTTGCCTATGCTGCGCGAGCACTCGGCGCAAAGGCCGTCATCGTCATGCCCGACAACACCCCGGAGATCAAGATGGCGGCGACAAAAGCGCTCGGTGCCGAGATTGTTATCGTTGGTCTAGCATCTTCCGAGCGTCAGGCCAAGGCCGAAGAGCTTGCCGCACAGTTTGGTTATGCCGTCATTCCACCTTATGACCATCCTGCAATCATTGCGGGACAGGGAACCTGTGCGATGGAGATTCTGGAGCAGCTTCCCAGTGTTGACCTCATCATTGCGCCGGTAAGCGGCGGTGGGCTGTTGAGCGGAACCGGAGCAGCCGTAAAGCTGACCATGCCGTCCGTGCAGGTCTGGGGTGCAGAGCCGGAGTTGGCGGCGGACGCAAAAGAGAGCTTCGAGGCACGGCGGTTGATCCGGTGGCCTGCGGAGAAGACGACCCGGACGATAGGCGACGGTCTCCGCACTCAGAGCCTTGGCGCGCTCAACTTCGAGCACATTCTGGCCTACGTGGATGGGATCGTCACTATAACCGAGGACGAGATTCTGTCGGCGATGCGGACGATGCTGTTGGCCACCAAGCTGGTGCCCGAGCCCAGCGGAGCCGTAGCTTTTGCCGCGGCGCTGTACCATGCTCGCAAGCTGCCGCGCGTGCGCAAGGTGGCTCTGGTGCTGAGCGGAGGAAACCTGGAGCCGGGGCTGCGAAAGACGTTGAATTGA
- a CDS encoding patatin-like phospholipase family protein, translating into MISFTKSAFSRSILLGLGCATLLSGVSAIAAQKPKIIPPKRPTIGLVLEGGGALGFAHIGAIEWLEAHHIPVDYVAGTSMGGLVGGLYAAGNNPDDIKSFVGRIHWPGVLSGQVPFQALSYRRKEDRLAYPNRLELGLKHGISVPRGLNSGAAVGLLFDRTLMPYYDLQSFDDLPIPFRCVATEIVTGKKHVFEDGSLAQAMRATMSIPGMFAPVQHGDEIYSDGAAVDNLPVDVARDMGADIVIAVYLDTGPVKSQSLSSPLAVAGRNVSIMVAANEQASMKNATVLIKADVSKFSATDFDKSAEIIPLGQEAAQAQAGALEKYALDDADWNAYLANRNSRRRTKVPVPQFVDVYGLKGAEQSEVAASFKKFVGKPVDTTAIERTISDLEGTGNYSIINYNLIDENGKPGLLIRPRTKDYAPPFLNLGLTLLSNDSNDIQLGFGARATFLDIAGPRSELRIDGMVGQVAGFDAELYKPLTLTSRWFVAPHAYVTHSETGYYSGSDQLAQFKQRRNGLGADIGYQFNARTELRAGEDYQWFGERRIVGNTIGQEFNITPLVTSVRFQYLGQDEVMLPTKGSEVYSNFSYYTQRPNSNSGLSQLNITTEHFIPSGKRGILFGTASGGTSFGASNLGLAGFSLGGPLRLTAYDRGELLSDDYFLGQAGYLVRLSHLNPIFGDAIYAGGFYEIAKLNGANANTPSVPNDGTAIVVMKTLIGPVYGGGSIGGSGHYKWYFGLGRIF; encoded by the coding sequence ATGATCTCTTTCACAAAGAGCGCTTTTTCTCGGAGCATTCTTCTTGGGTTAGGCTGTGCGACTCTTCTGTCGGGGGTATCGGCCATAGCGGCACAAAAGCCGAAGATCATTCCTCCGAAGCGACCCACTATTGGGCTGGTGCTTGAGGGTGGCGGGGCACTGGGCTTTGCGCATATCGGCGCAATCGAGTGGCTGGAGGCTCATCACATTCCGGTTGATTACGTAGCCGGAACCAGTATGGGCGGCTTGGTTGGCGGCCTGTATGCCGCGGGCAACAATCCCGATGACATCAAGTCGTTCGTGGGCCGCATTCACTGGCCCGGAGTGTTGAGCGGCCAGGTTCCGTTCCAGGCGTTGAGCTATCGCAGAAAAGAAGACAGGCTGGCATATCCCAATCGGTTAGAGCTTGGGCTGAAGCATGGAATCAGCGTACCGAGGGGTTTGAACTCTGGCGCGGCAGTGGGCCTGCTCTTTGACCGCACTCTGATGCCCTACTACGATCTGCAAAGCTTTGACGATCTTCCTATCCCCTTTCGCTGTGTCGCAACCGAGATTGTGACTGGCAAGAAGCATGTCTTCGAAGACGGCTCACTGGCACAGGCAATGCGTGCAACGATGTCGATTCCCGGCATGTTCGCTCCCGTCCAGCATGGCGACGAAATTTACTCCGATGGAGCCGCTGTCGACAATCTTCCCGTAGACGTGGCGCGTGACATGGGTGCGGACATTGTGATTGCAGTGTATTTGGATACAGGGCCGGTTAAGTCGCAGAGTCTGAGTTCTCCGCTGGCTGTGGCCGGCAGAAATGTGTCAATCATGGTGGCAGCGAATGAACAGGCCAGCATGAAGAATGCCACTGTGCTGATCAAGGCGGACGTCAGTAAGTTCAGCGCAACGGACTTTGATAAGAGCGCCGAAATTATTCCACTGGGTCAGGAGGCCGCACAGGCGCAGGCTGGGGCACTTGAAAAATATGCTCTCGACGACGCTGACTGGAATGCATATCTCGCGAACCGCAACTCACGGCGGCGTACCAAAGTGCCGGTGCCTCAGTTTGTAGACGTCTATGGGTTGAAGGGCGCAGAGCAATCTGAGGTTGCTGCGTCGTTTAAAAAATTTGTTGGCAAGCCAGTCGACACAACGGCAATTGAGCGGACTATCTCAGACCTCGAAGGTACGGGAAATTATTCGATCATCAACTACAACCTGATAGACGAGAACGGCAAGCCGGGATTGTTGATTCGGCCTCGAACGAAAGACTATGCTCCGCCATTTCTGAACCTGGGATTGACTCTTCTATCCAACGATTCAAATGATATTCAGCTTGGGTTCGGCGCAAGGGCCACATTTCTGGATATCGCCGGTCCTCGTTCAGAGCTGCGCATTGATGGAATGGTAGGGCAGGTTGCAGGCTTCGATGCGGAGCTTTACAAGCCGCTGACGCTGACCTCGCGATGGTTCGTCGCTCCGCATGCTTATGTGACGCATTCGGAGACCGGTTACTACTCAGGCAGCGATCAACTGGCACAGTTCAAGCAGCGTAGGAATGGGCTTGGTGCCGATATCGGTTATCAGTTCAATGCACGGACCGAGCTGCGCGCAGGCGAAGACTACCAGTGGTTCGGCGAGCGCCGTATTGTTGGAAATACAATAGGGCAGGAGTTCAACATTACTCCTCTGGTTACTTCGGTACGGTTTCAATATCTGGGCCAGGATGAGGTGATGCTGCCAACGAAGGGCTCGGAGGTATATTCGAACTTCAGCTATTACACTCAGAGGCCCAATTCAAATAGCGGACTCTCGCAGTTGAACATAACGACGGAGCACTTTATCCCGTCAGGAAAACGCGGCATCCTCTTCGGCACTGCCAGCGGAGGCACAAGTTTTGGCGCATCGAATCTTGGGCTTGCCGGATTTTCATTGGGCGGTCCTCTGCGCTTGACTGCCTATGATCGTGGGGAGCTGCTGAGCGACGATTATTTTCTCGGGCAGGCCGGCTATCTGGTTCGACTGTCGCATCTGAACCCTATCTTTGGCGATGCAATCTATGCAGGTGGCTTCTATGAGATCGCCAAGCTGAACGGAGCTAATGCCAACACGCCCTCCGTGCCTAACGATGGGACCGCGATTGTGGTGATGAAGACGTTGATCGGCCCTGTCTATGGAGGCGGCAGCATCGGCGGTAGCGGACACTACAAGTGGTACTTCGGGCTGGGCCGAATTTTTTGA
- a CDS encoding DUF6629 family protein, giving the protein MCFSASANFTGSAILGTIGVATLAEVKHRRAFMFAAMPLLFAVHQFIEGFVWLGIDNILPAYVAHDAGAAFVLYAQGLLPFLLPLSVYLIEPTRNRQKRMLWFVLLGGCLALYILWGLTAYPLQVSARGHSIVYFNPVTTTTVVAVLYVIATCGALLFSGFRYLIALGIANIAGLLVVMIVMRYAFTSIWCAYAAVISVLIYFHFRRRRRMPPVVYTATA; this is encoded by the coding sequence ATGTGCTTTTCAGCCAGCGCAAATTTCACAGGGAGCGCCATCCTGGGAACGATCGGAGTCGCAACCTTAGCCGAGGTGAAGCACCGGCGCGCATTTATGTTTGCAGCCATGCCTCTGCTGTTTGCCGTGCATCAGTTCATCGAAGGATTCGTGTGGCTGGGAATCGACAATATTCTGCCCGCGTATGTTGCCCACGATGCCGGTGCCGCATTTGTCCTGTACGCGCAGGGCTTGCTTCCCTTTCTGCTGCCCCTGAGCGTGTATCTCATCGAGCCGACACGCAACCGGCAAAAGCGAATGCTCTGGTTCGTGTTGCTGGGCGGCTGCCTGGCGTTGTACATCCTTTGGGGATTGACCGCCTATCCTCTGCAAGTCTCCGCGCGCGGTCACAGCATCGTCTACTTCAATCCAGTGACGACAACGACCGTGGTTGCCGTGCTCTATGTCATCGCAACCTGCGGCGCTCTGCTCTTTTCAGGATTTCGCTACCTGATCGCACTCGGCATCGCCAATATTGCAGGGCTGCTGGTAGTGATGATCGTGATGCGTTACGCGTTTACTTCGATCTGGTGTGCTTATGCTGCAGTGATCAGCGTTCTGATCTACTTTCATTTCCGCCGAAGACGTCGCATGCCACCCGTGGTCTATACGGCCACCGCGTAA